A single Buteo buteo chromosome 17, bButBut1.hap1.1, whole genome shotgun sequence DNA region contains:
- the SMUG1 gene encoding single-strand selective monofunctional uracil DNA glycosylase, whose product MEESAAETVGTAAEPVTGTVPVAEEEEEEDDNDDDLAGRFLRLEREQSALLQALPPFGDPVSHVYHPLDYAWEPHCDFVRRYCRTPKRVLFLGMNPGPFGMAQTGVPFGEVWHVREWLRVVGGVKKPPSEHPKRPVLGLTCRRAEVSGARFWGLVRTLCPDPHLFFRHCFVHNHCPVLFLASSGRNLPPTELPPAQRDLLMGLCDRALTRTVGLLGVGLVVGVGRYAERRARRALAAAGLTVRVEGLPHPSPRNPRANRGWEELAKARLGELGVLELLEEKGGTAAGR is encoded by the exons ATGGAGGAGAGTGCGGCTGAGACTGTGGGGACGGCGGCAGAGCCGGTGACAGGGACGGTGCCGGtggcagaagaggaggaggaggaggatgacaACGACGACGACCTGGCAGGGCGGTTCCTGCGGCTGGAGCGGGAGCAGAGCGCGCTGCTGCAGGCGCTGCCGCCCTTTGGGGACCCCGTCAGCCACGTCTACCACCCCCTCGACTATGCCTGGGAGCCCCACTGCGACTTCGTGCGCCGCTACTGCCGCACCCCCAAACGCGTCCTCTTCCTCGGCATGAACCCCGGCCCCTTCGGCATGGCCCAGACCGGG GTTCCCTTCGGAGAAGTCTGGCACGTGCGGGAGTGGCTGCGGGTCGTCGGGGGGGTGAAGAAGCCGCCCTCGGAGCACCCCAAGCGCCCGGTGCTGGGCCTGACCTGCCGACGGGCAGAGGTGAGCGGCGCCCGCTTTTGGGGGCTGGTACGGACCCTCTGCCCCGACCCCCACCTCTTCTTCCGTCACTGCTTCGTCCACAACCACTGTCCTGTCCTCTTCCTCGCCTCCAGCGGTCGGAACTTGCCCCCCACtgagctgcccccagcccaacGTGACCTGTTGATGGGGCTTTGCGACCGGGCGCTGACGCGAACCGTGGGGCTGCTGGgcgtggggctggtggtgggCGTGGGGCGTTACGCCGAACGGCGGGCACGGCGCGCTTTGGCAGCCGCCGGCCTGACTGTTCGCGTCGAGGGGTTACCCCATCCCTCGCCCCGAAATCCCCGTGCCAACCGGGGGTGGGAGGAGCTGGCCAAGGCAcgactgggagaactgggagtgCTGGAGTTgttggaggagaaggggggcACGGCGGCAGGGAGGTGA
- the CBX5 gene encoding chromobox protein homolog 5 has protein sequence MGKRSKRPADSSSSGDEEEYVVEKVLDRRVVKGQAEYLLKWKGFSEEHNTWEPEKNLDCPELISEFMRKYKKMKEGDGNKPREKVESAKRKGGLPAGGEDVKAKKKRESNDIARGFERGLEPEKIIGATDSCGDLMFLMKWKDTDEADLVLAKEANLKCPQIVIAFYEERLTWHAYPEDTDSKERETPRS, from the exons ATGGGCAAGAGGAGCAAGCGGCCAGCCGACAGCTCGTCCTCGGGAGACGAGGAGGAGTATGTGGTGGAGAAGGTGCTGGACCGGCGCGTGGTGAAGGGCCAGGCCGAGTACCTGCTCAAGTGGAAAGGCTTCTCCGA GGAACACAATACTTGGGAGCCGGAGAAGAACCTGGATTGCCCAGAGTTGATCTCGGAGTTTATGAGAAAGTATAAGAAGATGAAGGAGGGTGACGGGAACAAACCACGCGAGAAGGTGGAGAGCGCCAAGAGGAAAGGAGGGCTGCCCGCCGGCGGGGAGGACGTCAAGGCCAAGAAGAAGAGGGAG AGCAACGACATCGCCCGGGGCTTCGAGCGGGGGCTGGAGCCCGAGAAGATCATCGGTGCCACCGACTCCTGCGGGGACCTCATGTTCCTGATGAAGTG GAAGGACACAGACGAGGCCGACCTGGTGCTGGCGAAAGAGGCGAACCTCAAGTGTCCCCAAATTGTCATCGCCTtctatgaggagcggctgacCTGGCACGCCTACCCCGAGGACACGGACAGCAAAGAGCGCGAGACCCCCAGGAGCTAA